From the genome of Longimicrobium sp.:
CGCGGCCGAAACCTCGTCCACTTCGTGGTGCCGGCCGGCGGCGCGAGCCACCGCGTCCGGATGCGTCCCGATCACGCCGGCGCCCGCGAAGACCGGCACGAACGACGCAATGTCCGTCACCACCATCCCGCCGCCGCCGCGGTCCACGCGCAGCGCCGCGAAACCGCTGTCCAGCCGCTCGCTCCAGGGTGTCGCGGGGCCACGCGACAGCAGCTCGTGCACCGCGCGGCGGCGGGGGCCGCTGGCGGCCAGGCCGGGCGCGTGCGGCGCGATGCGGGCGATGGGGACGCCGGCCAGGACGCTGAGCGAGGACTCGTCTTCCACCAGCACCTCGCCATCGTGCGCCGCCCGGACCACGGCGAGGGAGCCCCAATCGCCATGGTGCTCGGCGACCTGCGCGGCCACGGGACCGAAGTGGCGGATCAGGATGGCGCGGAGCTCGCCCGGCGCGCGGCGCCGCACGGCGAAGAGGAAGTCGCTCACGGCGCCCCGCCGGCGAGGATCGCCTCCCAACGGTCCAGCATCCTCTCGAAGTCGAGAGATCCGCGCGCACGCTCCAGCGCCGCTTCGCGCATCTCCGCCCGCAGTGCGGGCGAGGCGAGCACCCGGTGGAGCGCCGCGGCGACCTCCGCCGGGTCGAAGCCCACCACCTCTCCCGGCCTGCGCCCGTCGGGCAGAGGGGCCAGCGCGTCGCGGGCGCCGCTCACGTCGGTGCTCACCACGGGGACCCCCGCCGCCAGTGCCTCCATCATGGAGTTGCTCATCCCTTCGCGGTCGGAGGTGATGACGTACACGTCGAGGGCATCCAGCACGTCGGCCACGTCCTCGCGCAGGCCGAGGAAGTGCACGCGCTCCGCGACCCCGAGCTCCGCGGCGAGCGACTGGAGTTCGGCGCGCTTCCCGCCCTCGCCCGCCACGATGCAGTGTACGTCAGCGGGGAGCGCGGCGAAGGCGTGCAGCAGGCGGTCCAGGCGCTTCTGCCGCGCGAGCCGCGCGGCGGCACCCACCACGAGCGCATCGGGCGCGATGCCCAGCGCCCGGCGTACCCCCCCCGACGGCAGCCGCCGCGGCGGCAGCGCGACGCCGCCCGGGATCAGCGCCAGGCGCCGCGGATCGATGCCGGCCTCGAGGTACCGCTGCCGCATGTCTTCGCTCTTGAGCACCACCGCGTCGATCCAGCGCCCGACGACGAAGCGGTACTTGCGGCTGCGCGGCGTGTCCGTCTCCAGCCCGATGCGGGCGACCACCCGCGGAACCCGCGCCATGCGCGCGGCCAGCGCCGCCAGGAGCATCTTCTTGAAGGTGCCCACCACCAGCACGTCGGGGCGGTGCCGCCGCAGCTGCGCGGCGAAGCGGAACGCGTGGGGGATCATGGTGTCGCCTCCCAGCACGGCGCGCTCGGTGGCGACCCCCCGGTCCCGGGCGTGCGCCTCCACCCGCTCCGTCGCGCAGAAGAGCAGAACGCGGTGGCCGCGCCCCGCCAGCCCGGCCAGGAGCGAAACGGTGGCGCGCTCGGCGCCTCCCAGGACGTGGGCCCCGATGTGCGCGACTACGAACACTTCAAGCTCTCTCCGCGGCGCTGCGCGGCCGCGGGTCCGGCGGCCGCGGCATCAGGTCACACCGGCGCGTGAGGGGGCCAGCACCGCCTCCGCTTCGGCGACCATCCTGCCGGGGCCGAACCAGTGCGCGATCCGCCACGACGCTTCCTCCGCGCAGCTCCGCGCGAGCACCGGGTGCGCGAGCGCGGTGCGGATCGCGTCCGCCAGGGCGGGAGCGTCGTCCGGGGGAACGATCCATCCGGCGGGCGGACGGCCCTCGCGCGCGTCCAGGGCGCGCCGCACTCCGCTCACGCCGGTGGCGACCACCGGGGTGCCCGCCGCCATCGCCTCCAGCATCACGTTGGCCATCCCCTCGTTGCGGCTGGAAAGGACGAACAGGTCGCACGCGCCCAGGAGGCGCGGGACGTCGTCGCGAAAGCCGGCCCAGCGCACCCGCCCCGCCACGCCCAGCGCCGCCGCCCTCGCGCGCAGCGACTCCTCCGCCGGACCCGTACCCGCGATCACCACCTCCGCCCTGGGCACCTCCGCGAGGGCGTCGATCAGCAGGTCGAACCCTTTGCGCGGGTACACGTGTCCGACCCCCGCGATCAGGGGGGTCCCGGGCGCCACCCCGAGCCCGGCGCGCAGTGCGGCCCGCTCGCCCGCGGGCAACGGCGGGGGCGGCACGATACCGTTCAGGATCACGTGCACCTCGCCGGGCGGAAACCAGGGCGCGGAACGTACCCACTCGGCCCGGATCTCCTCCGAGTTCACGATCAGCGCGTCCACGCCGCCGCCACGGAAGGGCCGGGGGTGGCGCCCCCGGGCCGGAAGCGTACGCACGATGCCGAGGCGCACCACCACGCGGGGCACGCCCACCATCCGCGCCGCCCGCGCACCCCAGGGGATCCCGGCCCACGAGGTGAGAAGGAGAGCATCGGGACGCTCGCGGCGCAGCCACCGCGCGAAACGCATTCCCCGCACCACGTCAACGCGCGTTCCGGGGCGGATGGGGCTGGTGGGAATGCCGCGCCGCGCCAGCTCCTGCCACACCGCGCCCTCGCGGCGGCAGGACACGACCACCGAGTGCCCGTTGGCCAGGAGCCCGGCGGCCAGCGTGGCGAGCCACTTCTCGTTGCCGCCCCAGACGTGGCCGTTGTTCTGGATCACCACCTTCATCGCGCCGCATCCGCATGGCGGCGTACGAAGGCGAGCACCGCCGGCGCCACCGTCTCCACCTGAAGCTCCGCGAGGGGGCGGCGGCGGGTGAAGGGTGCCCCGGGCGGAGGCTCCACGAAGCGGTGGGGCGAGCCCGGAGTGTCGTCGGTGAAGGTGGCGCCCTTGCCGGGCCTCGCCACGGCGAGCGTCGGCACCCCCATCGCCACAGCCAGGTGGCGGGGCCCGCCATCGTTCCCAACCCAGGCGCGGCACCGTCCCTGAAGCGCCGCGAACTGGGCGAGCGTGGCCTCCCGGTGGCCCCACAGCACCGGCAGCCGTACCGCCCCCGCCAACGCCTCGGCCTGGCCGCGCTCGCCAGGTCCGTGGGTGAGCAGCACGCGGAATCCCGCCGCCGACAGCTCGTCGGCGACGACGGCCCAGCGGTCGGCGCCCCAGCTCTTGTGAACCAGCCGGCTCACCCCGGAGAGCGCCACCACGGGCTGCGGCCCCTCCAGCCCGAGCCGCTTCCACTCCTCGCCGGCCCAGGCTTCGTCGTCCGGGGCGGGGCGAAAGTCCAGCGCCGCGTCGGTGAGGTCGGGAACGACGCCCAGCGGGCGCAGCAGCTCCAGCTTGGCGACCGCGTTGTAGCGGCTCACGAGCGGCGCGGCGGGCACGACGTGCGTGTAGCGCCACTCCCAGGGCCGGCGGTCGTCGAAGCCTATCCGCAGGGGGGCGGGGAGAAGCGCGCCCACCACCGACGCGCGCGGGGCATGATGGAAGTGGAGGACCACCACGGCATCGTACCCGCGGCGCGCGAGCTCGATGGTGCGGCGCACCCCCGCCGCCGTGCCGCGGCGGTAGACGACCACTTCGTCCAGCCACGGGTTGCCCGCCAGCGCTTCGCTCCCCGCCCCCTCCGAGAGGAAGTCGATCCGGGCGTCCGGGTGCGCCCGCCGCAGCTGCCGCACGGCGGGCGTGCACAGGAGCACGTCGCCCAGCGCGCGCAGCTGGATCAGGAGGACGCGGCGCACGCTCACGCCCCGAAGAACGCGCGCACCGTCCGCGCGACGTGTTCGCGCTGCGCGGCCGCGAGTTCCGGGAACACGGGAAGGGAGAGGACCTCGCGGCAGGCGCGCTCCGACTCGGGGAATTCGCCCTCGCGGTGCCCCAGGAACGCAAAGCACTCCTGCAGGTGCAGCGGCACGGGATAGTAGACGGAGCTGCCGACCCCTCGCTGCGCCAGGAACGCTCGGAGCTCTTCGCGCCGGCCGCCCCTCACCCGCACCGTGTACTGGTTGAAGATGGACTCGTTTCCGGGCGCCACCAGCGGGGTCGCCAGCTCGCCGATCCCCGCGAGCGCCTCGTCGTAGAAAGCCGCGTGCTCGCGCCGCTTGGCGCTCCACCGCTGCAGGAAGGGAAGCTTCGCGGAGAGCACCGCGGCCTGAAGCGCGTCCAGACGCGAGTTGAAGCCCACTTCCTCGTGGTGGTACATCTGCCGGCCGCCGTGCACGCGCAGCTTGGCAAGGCGCTCAGCCAGTGCGGCGTCGTTGGCCACGATCATCCCCGCGTCGCCGAACGCGCCCAGGTTCTTGGTGGGGAAGAAGGAGAAGGCGCACGAGTCGCCCAGCGTCCCCGTGGTCACCCACCGGCCGCCCACCTGCTGCCGCGCGCCGATCGCCTGCGCCGCGTCTTCCACCACCGCCAGCTCCCGCCGGTCTCCCAGCTCGCGGAAGGCAGCCATGTCCGCCATCTGGCCGAAGAGGTGCACCGGCATCACGGCGCGCGTGCGCCCGGTAACCGCTGCCTCGGCCGCGGCGGGATCCAGGTTGAAGGTGTGCGGGTCGATGTCCGCGAACACGGGGCGCCCGCCGGCGTTGTGGATGGCGCCGGCGGTGGCGAAGAAGGTGAACGGAGTGGTGACCACCTCCTCGCCGCGTTCCACGCCCAGCGCGCGCACCGCCAGGAGGATGGCATCCGTCCCGCTGGCGCACCCCACCGCGTGGCGAACACCCAGCATCTCGGCCACCTCCCGCTCGAAGCGCTCCACCACCGGGCCCAGCACGAAGCGCTGGTCCTCCACCACGCCCTTGATCGCGGCCATCACGTCGTCCGCGACCTGGCGGTACTGCAGCGTCAGGTCCAGCAGCGGTACTTGCATATGGATCTGGAAGCTCGTTGAGTCTGAACGGAAAAGAAGTGCCTGGTCGCGCATGCGAGGCTGCTGAGCACCCGGCGCCCGGCACGGGGCACGATCAGTCGGCCGCCTGCTCGCCGCTCCCGAACTGCATGTCGTACAGCCGCCGGTACGTGCCGCCGCGCGCCAGGAGCTCCGCGTGCGTGCCGTGCTGCACGATCTTGCCGGTCTCCAGCACCACGATCCGGTCCGCGCGGCGCACGGTGGAGAGGCGATGCGCGATCACCAGCACGGTGCGGTCGCGCATCACCTCCTCCACCGCCTGCTGCACCAGCCGCTCGCTTTCGGTGTCCAGCGCGGAGGTCGCCTCGTCCAGGATGAGGATCGGCGGATTGCGGAGGAGCGCACGCGCGATCGCGATGCGCTGCCGCTGGCCCCCGGAAAGGCGCGTCCCCTTCTCGCCCAGCACCGTGTCGTACCCCTCGGGGAGCGCCGAGATGAAGTCGTGCGCGTGGGCGGCGCGCGCGGCCTCCACCACCCGCTCGTGCGGCACGGCCGGCGCGCCGTACGCGATGTTGGCGCGCACGGTGTCGTGAAACAGGATCGTCTCCTGCGTTACGATCCCCATCAGCCCGCGCAGCTCCGCCAGGCGCAGGTCGCGCAGGTCGATCCCGTCCAGCGTGAGCCGCCCGGCCACGGGGTCGCGGAAGCGGGGAAGCAGGTCGGCCAGCGTGCTCTTGCCGGCCCCGCTGGGCCCCACCACGGCGATGACCTGCCCCGCGGGGATTTCCAGGTCGATCCCCTCCAGCACCGGCGACGCGCCGGGCCCGTACGCGAAATCCACCCCCTCCAAGCGGATGGCGCCGCTGAAGGCGGGCACGGGCAGCGCGCCCGGGCGGTCCTCCACCTCCACCGGAATGCCCAGGATCTCGAACACCCGCTCCCCCGCGGCGAGCCCCGGCTGCACAACCGACGGGTACTGCGCCACCACCTTGAGCGGCACCATCAGCCGCGCGGCCACCAGCAGCGCCGTGATGAACGCCTCCGGCTCCATCGACCGCTCCACCAGCACCAGGTGGCCGCCGTACAGCACCAGCACCAGGATGGAGACGGAGGTGACCACCTCGGTGGCCGGCGAAAAGAACTTGCGCCAGCGGTCGTTGCGCGCGAGCGCCTTGTAATGCCGCTGCGTGAGGCGCCGGAAGCGGGCCTCCTCCCACCCTTCGGCGCCGCTGGCCTTCACCAGCCGGATGCCGGACACCGTCTCCTGGAGGAGCGACGCGACCTCGCCCACGGCGTCCAGCACGCGCAGCACCCCGCGCCGCAGCCGCTTGCGGAAGCGCGTCCACAGGAGCACCATCGGCGGGATGGCGAGGAGCGCCACCAGCGTCAGCCGCCACGACATCGTCACCAGCACGAAGGAGAGGAACCCCACCTGGATCAGCGCCGAAACGGACCTGATCAGGTTCCCGGTCACCAGCCCCCGCATCTGGTCCACGTCGCCGGTGACGCGGGAGATGATCTGCCCCGCGCGCATCCGCTGGAAATAGGGGAGACCCAGCCGCAGCAGGTGGTGGTAGATGGCGTTGCGCACGTCGCGCGTGACGCGCCCCTCCACCAGGGCGGTGGTGTACGACTGCACGTACAGCGCGATGTTCTTGAAGAGGAGGGCAAAGAAGATCACCCCCACCACCAGGTACAGCGCCTCGCTTGCGGTGCGTTGTGTGTCGCCCGTGCCGAATACGAAGTCTACGCCGCCCTGTACAACGCTCCCCACGCGCGGCCCAAAGAGCGCCGTGGCGTCGGCCGCGATATTGCCGCCGGTGAAGAGCACCCGGAGGAATGGAGCGAGCAGGGTGAGGCTGAACGCATCGAGAGCCGCGCTCAACACCATCGCCGCCACGGAGATCGCCAGGAGCCCCGCGTGCGGGCGTAGATACCGTAGAATCTGCAGGTAGATCTTCATCGCGGGGTCAGCAGTGCCACTGGAAGGATCATCTCTTCCGGTGATACCCCGCCGTGCAGGAAGGAGCCCCGGTAGCGCGCCTGGTACTGCCGCAGCTTGGTGGGATAGACGAAGAAGACGTCTTCCAGCGCGATCAGGTAGTTGGTCGCCGCCTTCCCCGGCGGAAAGCGCAGCGCCTTCTCGTCCTTGATCGTCATCGCCAGCGTGCGGTCTTCCGCGCGCAGGTCCGCGCCGAACTTGTAGCGCAGGTTCTGCGTGGTGTCGCGCTTGGCGAAGACGGTGGCCGGGCGGTGGCAGTGGATGGAGCCGTGGTCGGTGGTCACCAGCACCGGCACGCCCATGCGCAGCGCCTCGCGGATCGCCGTCAGCGCCTCGGAGCGCTCGAACCACTGCCGCGTGAGGGCGCGCAGCGCTTCCTTGTCGCGCGCCACCTCCAGCAGCACCGTGCTCTCGGTGCGGCCGTGCGTCAGCAGGTCCACGAAGTTGAAGACGACCGCCGTCACGCCCGGCTGCGCCAGGTGCGCGGGAAGGCGGCGCAGCATCGCCTCGCCGTCGCCCGCGTCGAACACCTTGTCGTAGTGCACGGGCATGCTGAGCCCCGTGAGCCGCTTGAGCTGCTCGCGAAAGAGCTCCGCCTCGAACGAGTTGAGGCTCCCCTCGCCCTCCCATCCCCACCACCCCGGCACCCGCTCGGAGACGCCATCGGGGAACATCCCGCTGAAGATGGCGTTGCGCGAGAAGGGAGTGGCGGTGGGGAGAATGGAGTAGTAGAGCGCCTCCTCCACCTGCGCCAGCGGCTCCAGGATGGGAAGGAGGGCGCGCCACTGGTCCAGCCGCAGGCAGTCGATCACCACGAAGAGCACCGCGCGGTCCTTGCCCACCAGCGGCGCCAGGAACTGCGGGACGATGTCCACCGAGAGCGGCGGCGCGCCGGCGCCCCCTTCCGTCCACTTCGGGTACACCTCGGTGATGTACCGGCAGAACTCGCGGCGGAAGTCGTCCAGCAGCGTCTCCAGCGCGGCGAGCAGCCCCGTCTCGCCCGCTTCGCGCAGGCGCAGCTCCCAGTCCACCAGCTCCGAGTAGTCGGCGGCCCACTCGCGCCAGTCGCGCGGCTCGGCGCGGCGGGCGTTGAGCTCGCGGAACCTGCCGGCGAAGTCGCGCGCCACCACCTGCTGCTGGATCGCCTCGCCTTCCAGGAGGCGGGTGACGACGGAGAGGACCTGGCGCGGCGAGGTGGGCTTCACGAGGTAATCGGCCACGCGCCGGCCGATCGCCTCGGTCATGGTGCGGTCCTCCTCGCTCTTGGTGATCATCACCACGGGAACGCGGGGGTCCAGCTTGCGCAGCTCGTCCAGCACCTCCATCCCCGAGCGGCCGGGCATCTGCTCGTCCAGCAGGATCAGGTCGTACGGGTGCAGGCGGAGGAGCTCCAGCGCGTCGTCGCCGTTGGAGACGGCGTCCACGTGGTAGCCGCGCCCCTGCAGGAAGAGCAGGTGCGGGCGCAGGAGATCGATCTCGTCGTCTACCCAGAGGAGGCGTTTGACCGGTGCTGGCATAGTGTGGCAAGCTAGGCCCCCGAGGGGTGCGGGTCAACGCGACCGGCCCGTTTGACAGCATGCCGCGCAATCCTCACCTTCCCGCCATGAAGACGAACAGCAACTGCATGGCTCACACAGAGACACAGAGACACAGAGGGAAAAGCAAAAGCTCTTCTTGTCTTTCCTCTGTGTCTCTGTGTCTCCGTGTGAGATCGCTGTTCGGGTGGGCTGGATGATGAGCTTCGCTCCCGTTTCAGCCGGAAGCGCGCGCCTTCTCGTACGCGATGGGTACGAGGAGATGGCGGGCGTGCTGGTGGATGCGTGGGAGGGGCGCGCGCAGGAGTGGATCGAAGGGGGGCGGGCGCCGCACCCCGTGGTCGCGCTGCCGGACGGCGGAAAGGCGGTGGTGAGGCGCTATCGGCGCGGCGGGATGGTGCGGCACCTGAACCGCGACCGCTACTTCGGCGGGGACCGCGCCGCGCACGAGCTGCGGGCGACGGAGGCGGCGCGGGCGGGCGGGGTGCACGCGCCCGAGGTGATCGCGGCCGGACGGCTCGACGCGTTCCCCGGCTACCGCGCGATGATCGCCACGCGCCTAATCCCGGGCGTGCAGGACGCCGCCACCGCGCTGCTTGGCGGGAGGGACATGAATGAGGTGCTCTTCGAGGCGGGTCAGCAGATCGGGCGGATGCACGTGGCCGGGGTGGGGCACCCGGACCTCAACCTGCGCAACCTGCTGGTGGGGAAGATGGGCGAGCTGTGGGTGATCGACTTCGACCGCGCTCTGGTGGTGGAGGGCGTGGTGCCGCGCGCCCGCCGCCAGCGCGACCTGGCGCGGCTGGTGCGCTCCTTTGCGAAGCTGGGCATGCCGTTGTGCATCGTGCGCCGCGGTGCGCTGGAGGTCGGCTACCTCTCCGAGAGGCCCGACCTGGAGTAGCGCTCCAGCGCCAGCGCGACCTTCGCCGCAACCTCGTCCACCGTGATGCGCTCCATGCGGCCGGGGCGGTACTCGGCGCTCACCGGGTAGTCCTCGCCGGGGTCGCCGTACGCGTCGATCATCAGGTCGTGGAAGCGGCGGTAGGGGCCCACGCGCTTCGGGTTGGTGTAGCCCATCAGCGACACGGTAGGCGTGCCCAGCGCCACGCCAATGTGCAGCGGCCCCGTGTCCGGGCTAACGAGCACGTCCACGCGGTCCAGCAGGTACACCAGCTTGCGCAGGTCCCACTCCAGCAGGTTCAGCGGCGGATACTGCGCCTTGGCGCGGATCGCCTCCGCCGCCGCCAGCTCCCGCGTGGAGCGGCCGCCCACAAGCACCGTCCTCATCCCCGCGAAGGCGAGGCGGTCCGCGAGGGCGGCGTAGCGCTCGGCGGGCCACTCCTTCGCCGGCTTGCTCGTCCCCACCACGAACGCCACCGTGGGCCGGCCATCGCGCGGAAGGGTGCCTTCGTAGCGGGTGCGCTCCGCGGCGGTGGGCCCCAGCCGCCATTCCAGCAGCGGGGGGACGCCCAGGTGCTCCAGGAACTCGAAGTACTGGTCCTGCACGTGCCGCTGCCCGCGCGGCGCGATGCGCTCGGTGGTGAAGAGCCAGTTCGCGTCGCGCGCGCGCGCCCGGTCGAACCCCAGCTTGCGCGGCGAGCGCAGGACGCGCGTCACCAGCCCGGCCTTGAGGTACACCTGCAGCGCGATCACCAGGTCGAAGCTGCGCCCCTCCGTCGCGCGCGCCACGTCGCGGTACGCGCGCCAGCCGCGCTTGCGGTCGAAGAGGACGAACTCGTCCACCGCCGGGTGCCCCGCCACCAGGGCGTGCGGGGCCGGCTGGATCACCCAGGTCACTTTGGAGTCCGGCGCCGCCGCCCGCAGCGAGTTGACCACCGGCAGGGTGTGCACGGCGTCACCGATCGCGCTCATCATCACGATGGCGATGCGGGCGCCGGACAGGTCGGATGCGTGCAAGTGCGCGTCTTTCTTTAAGTTCAGCATGGCGCGCCCAAGCTATCCGCCGCTGTCGGAAGCGTCAACGCGTGTTCGCGCCTCCCGTATCCTCTTCTCCTCTTTCTGTACCCCTCCGTGTCTCTGTGTGAGGCCCTGCTGTTCTTACCGCCTTGCGGCGTGCAGGCGGTTGGGGCACCTTGTTTCGCGCCCCTGATCCCAGCCTTCGAGAGACCGCCACGATGACCCGAACCATCGTCCGCACCGTCGCGCTCGCGGCGCCGCTGGCCTTCGCCGCCGGCTGCGCCAGCACGCTCCCGCCCGTCACCACGATGCCGCCGAGCGAGGCGGCTCCCGCGCAGGCACGCACCGTCGCCGCGACGCCGGCGGACATGGTGCTGGTCAACGGCAAGATCTTCGTGGGCGACAGCGCGGGGACGGTTGTCGAGGCCATGGCCGTGCGCGGCGGACGCGTGGTGTACGCCGGCCCGCAGGCGGGGCTCGACTCGCTGGTAGGACCGAACACGGCGCAGACCAACCTCGAAGGCCGCCTGGTGACGCCCGGGTTCAACGACGCGCACATCCACTTCGCCGCGGGCGGGGCGTCGCTGCTGGCGGTGGACCTCGGCGGCACGCGGTCGCTGGCCGAGATCGAGCGCCGCGTGGCCGCCGCCGCCGCACGTGCGCAGCCCGGCGAGTGGATCACGGGGCGCGGCTGGGACCACACGCGCCTCCCCGCCAGCGAGCTGGGGCCGGGCGGCTGGCCCACCAACGAGATCCTGAACCGCGCCGCCCCGCGCAACCCCGTGCTCCTCTCGCGCGTGGACGGGCACACCTCATGGGCAAATCGCGAGGCGCTGCGCATCGCGGGCGTCACGCGCGCCACCCGCGCCCCGGCCGGCGGCGAGATCGTGCGCACCCCCGCGGGCGAGCCGACCGGCATCCTCAAGGAGTCCGCCGAGGGCCTCGTCGCGCGCGTCGTACCCGATCCCACCCCGGCGCAGGTGAGGCGCGGCATCCGCGCCGCGATGGATCTGGCCGCCCGCACCGGCGTCACCAGCGTGCAGAGCGACGTCTCGGCCGCCGACGTGGAGGTGTACCGCGCCCTGGCCGCCGCCGACTCGCTGAGCGTGCGCGTCTACGGATGGTTCCCGCTCACCGAGCGCTCCATCCGCGAGCTGCAGGCGCGCGGCGTAACCGCCCCTACCGGCGACGAGTGGGTGCGCTTGGGGATGGTGAAGGGATACACGGACGGCACGCTGGGCTCGCGCACGGCGGCCATGCTGGAGCCGTTCGCGGACGACCACTCCACCCGCGGCCTTCCGCAGTACACCGAGGCGCAGCTCGACTCGCTGGTGACCGCCGCGGACCGTGCGGGGCTCCAGGTGATCCTGCACGCCATCGGCGACGCGGCCAACCGGCAGGCGCTGGACGCCTTCGAGCGCGTGGCCCGCCGCAACCCGCCGCGCGCGCGGCGGCATCGCATCGAGCACGCGCAGGTGCTGGACCGGCGCGACATCCCGCGCTTCCGCCAGCTCGGCGTCATCGCGTCGATGCAGCCCACGCACGCCACCAGCGACATGCGCTGGGCCGAGACGCGCATCGGCCGCGAGCGGGCGGTGGAGGGGGCCTACGCCTGGCGCACCCTCCTCGATTCCGGCGCGGTGGTCATCTTTGGAACCGACTTCGCCGTGGAGCCGATGGCGCCGGTGGAGGGGATCTACTCCGCCGTCACGCGCCAGAGCCGCGAGGAGCCGGGGGTGCCGCCGGGCGGCTGGCTCCCCGAGCAGCGCCTGACCCGCGCCGAGGCGATCCGCCTCTACACCGCCGCATCCGCGTATGGCGAGTGGGAAGAGGCGCGCAAGGGCACGCTGCGCCCCGGAATGCTGGCCGACTTCGTGGTCTGGTCCGCCGACCTGCTGACCATCCCCGACGCGGAGATTCTCAAGGCGGAGCCCACGATGACGGTGGTGGGCGGGCGCACCGTCTACCGCCGCCCGTGACGAAGCCGGCGGCGAGCAAGCCCGCCGCGAAGAAGCGCGGCACCACCGACCACGGCGACCTCGCGCTCGTCCTCACGGGGGGCGGTGCGCGCGGGGCCTACCAGGTGGGCTTCCTCCGCTACCTGGCGCGAGCGTACCCGGAGCTGCACATCCCCATCCTCACTGGGGTGTCCGCGGGCGCCATCAACGTCGCGCTCCTGGCGCAGCACCACGGCACCTTTCTGCAGGCCGCCGACGAGCTGGCCGCGCTCTGGGGCGAGCTGACGCCCGAGCGCATCTTTCACGTGGACACCGGCGCCCTCCTCGGCAACATGGGGCGCTGGGGGATGCGGTTCGCGCGGGCGTCGCGCGGCGAGTCGCGGGCGCGCGGCGTGGTGGACACGGAGCCGCTGCGCTCGTTTCTGGAGGAAGCGCTCTGCCCCGTGGAGGGCGAGCTGACCGGGATCGACTACAACCTGCACCGCGGCACGCTGCGGGCGGCGGCCATCGGCACCACCAGCTACACGACGGGGCAGTCGGTGATCTGGCTGCAGGGGCGCGCGATCGAGACGTGGGAGCGGCCGCAGCGGCGCAGCGTGCAGACGCGGCTGCGGGTGGAGCACGTGATGGCGTCGGCCGCGCTCCCCCTCTTCTTCCCCGCCGTACAGATCGGCGAGCACTGGTATGGCGACGGAAACGTGCGGCTGACGGCGCCGCTCTCCCCGGCGCTGCACCTGGGCGCGCACAAGATCATCGCCGTATCCACGCGCTATGGCCGCAACTTCGACGAGGCGGCCAAGCCCCAGGTGCAGGGCTATCCGCCGCCGGCGCAGGTGATGGGCGTGCTCTTCGACGCCGTCTTCCTGGACCTGATCGACCAGGACGCGCTGCGCATGCAGAAGATGAACGACGTCCTCTCGCGCGTCCCAAAGACGCGGCGCGACGGGATGCGCGTCGTCGATCTGCTGGTGGTGCGCCCCTCGCGCGACCTGGCCCGCATCGCCGCCGAGTACGAGCCGCGCCTCCCCCGCCCCATCCGCCTCCTCACCCGCGGCCTAGGCACGCGCGAGACCGCCGCCCCGGACGTGCTCAGCATGCTCATGTTCCAGGACGACTACGTGAAGCGCCTCATCGCGTTGGGCGAGGAAGACGCCGAGCGCCGCTCCGAGGAGATCGACCGGTTCATGCGCGGCAACGGGGACTGAAACAGCGCGTCACACAGAGGGCACAGAGAGAACAGCGAAGCAGCAGAGATGCCCTCCCGCCGTTCTCTCCCTGTCCCTCTGTGTCTCTGTGTGAAA
Proteins encoded in this window:
- a CDS encoding glycosyltransferase; the protein is MFVVAHIGAHVLGGAERATVSLLAGLAGRGHRVLLFCATERVEAHARDRGVATERAVLGGDTMIPHAFRFAAQLRRHRPDVLVVGTFKKMLLAALAARMARVPRVVARIGLETDTPRSRKYRFVVGRWIDAVVLKSEDMRQRYLEAGIDPRRLALIPGGVALPPRRLPSGGVRRALGIAPDALVVGAAARLARQKRLDRLLHAFAALPADVHCIVAGEGGKRAELQSLAAELGVAERVHFLGLREDVADVLDALDVYVITSDREGMSNSMMEALAAGVPVVSTDVSGARDALAPLPDGRRPGEVVGFDPAEVAAALHRVLASPALRAEMREAALERARGSLDFERMLDRWEAILAGGAP
- a CDS encoding glycosyltransferase: MKVVIQNNGHVWGGNEKWLATLAAGLLANGHSVVVSCRREGAVWQELARRGIPTSPIRPGTRVDVVRGMRFARWLRRERPDALLLTSWAGIPWGARAARMVGVPRVVVRLGIVRTLPARGRHPRPFRGGGVDALIVNSEEIRAEWVRSAPWFPPGEVHVILNGIVPPPPLPAGERAALRAGLGVAPGTPLIAGVGHVYPRKGFDLLIDALAEVPRAEVVIAGTGPAEESLRARAAALGVAGRVRWAGFRDDVPRLLGACDLFVLSSRNEGMANVMLEAMAAGTPVVATGVSGVRRALDAREGRPPAGWIVPPDDAPALADAIRTALAHPVLARSCAEEASWRIAHWFGPGRMVAEAEAVLAPSRAGVT
- a CDS encoding DegT/DnrJ/EryC1/StrS family aminotransferase, with product MQVPLLDLTLQYRQVADDVMAAIKGVVEDQRFVLGPVVERFEREVAEMLGVRHAVGCASGTDAILLAVRALGVERGEEVVTTPFTFFATAGAIHNAGGRPVFADIDPHTFNLDPAAAEAAVTGRTRAVMPVHLFGQMADMAAFRELGDRRELAVVEDAAQAIGARQQVGGRWVTTGTLGDSCAFSFFPTKNLGAFGDAGMIVANDAALAERLAKLRVHGGRQMYHHEEVGFNSRLDALQAAVLSAKLPFLQRWSAKRREHAAFYDEALAGIGELATPLVAPGNESIFNQYTVRVRGGRREELRAFLAQRGVGSSVYYPVPLHLQECFAFLGHREGEFPESERACREVLSLPVFPELAAAQREHVARTVRAFFGA
- a CDS encoding glycosyltransferase family 9 protein — protein: MSVRRVLLIQLRALGDVLLCTPAVRQLRRAHPDARIDFLSEGAGSEALAGNPWLDEVVVYRRGTAAGVRRTIELARRGYDAVVVLHFHHAPRASVVGALLPAPLRIGFDDRRPWEWRYTHVVPAAPLVSRYNAVAKLELLRPLGVVPDLTDAALDFRPAPDDEAWAGEEWKRLGLEGPQPVVALSGVSRLVHKSWGADRWAVVADELSAAGFRVLLTHGPGERGQAEALAGAVRLPVLWGHREATLAQFAALQGRCRAWVGNDGGPRHLAVAMGVPTLAVARPGKGATFTDDTPGSPHRFVEPPPGAPFTRRRPLAELQVETVAPAVLAFVRRHADAAR
- a CDS encoding ABC transporter ATP-binding protein, whose amino-acid sequence is MKIYLQILRYLRPHAGLLAISVAAMVLSAALDAFSLTLLAPFLRVLFTGGNIAADATALFGPRVGSVVQGGVDFVFGTGDTQRTASEALYLVVGVIFFALLFKNIALYVQSYTTALVEGRVTRDVRNAIYHHLLRLGLPYFQRMRAGQIISRVTGDVDQMRGLVTGNLIRSVSALIQVGFLSFVLVTMSWRLTLVALLAIPPMVLLWTRFRKRLRRGVLRVLDAVGEVASLLQETVSGIRLVKASGAEGWEEARFRRLTQRHYKALARNDRWRKFFSPATEVVTSVSILVLVLYGGHLVLVERSMEPEAFITALLVAARLMVPLKVVAQYPSVVQPGLAAGERVFEILGIPVEVEDRPGALPVPAFSGAIRLEGVDFAYGPGASPVLEGIDLEIPAGQVIAVVGPSGAGKSTLADLLPRFRDPVAGRLTLDGIDLRDLRLAELRGLMGIVTQETILFHDTVRANIAYGAPAVPHERVVEAARAAHAHDFISALPEGYDTVLGEKGTRLSGGQRQRIAIARALLRNPPILILDEATSALDTESERLVQQAVEEVMRDRTVLVIAHRLSTVRRADRIVVLETGKIVQHGTHAELLARGGTYRRLYDMQFGSGEQAAD